Proteins from one Rosa chinensis cultivar Old Blush chromosome 7, RchiOBHm-V2, whole genome shotgun sequence genomic window:
- the LOC112176418 gene encoding uncharacterized protein LOC112176418 translates to MCWAFMMCTKCDDRCSCRDAQLSSEEKKNAEDSNNLVFPRSSSQLSAISLMSESSAPDLVYKRRKLQENSETILSACDVKYPRTGDCLSCIHSDTPSLAGKDQYVHSQKGELSATSLMSESTAPNLVYKRRNLQENSVTILSACDVKNPRTGDCLSFIHSDAPSLAGKDQYVHSQKGELSAISIMSESTAPNLVYKRKKLRDPRTGDCLSFIHSDAPSLAGKAYVHSQKGDQNGPCLCNRASAVIKSKSFHGFSVDEELISNEATKASVPKGLEVDSVNDSCSSSKSNMENVSTSNKTEVDETADCSSSSAIVMEAVGDLSEKDLCISILRTHGLLGEVRITRSCGSADDINTSSSKSCRRSCKICNRSETALKMLICDNCEEAFHMSCCQPRIKKVPIDEWFCHSCLREKHTILKDRVTRKFPNITSVMSRSASSKDEVNPILLMLRDTEPYRTSVRVGKGFQAEVDDWSGPINNDGIGEPLELHPSEYARLHELNSSKPSKINSISNWIQCREVVDPENGIRCGKWRRAPLFEVQTNDWECFCSVLWDPSHADCNVPQELETDQVLKQLKYVETLRPRLSAQQHNLGRANSTGDLQNCRIDTKSIQTL, encoded by the exons ATGTGTTGGGCATTCATG ATGTGTACAAAATGCGATGATCGTTGCAGTTGCAGAGATGCTCAACTATCTTCAGAGGAAAAAAAGAATGCTGAGGATTCAAACAACTTAGTTTTTCCAAGAAGCTCTTCCCAGCTGTCAGCAATTAGTTTAATGTCTGAAAGTTCTGCACCTGATCTTGTATACAAGAGGAGGAAGTTACAAGAAAACTCTGAGACCATACTTTCAGCATGTGATGTGAAATACCCAAGAACTGGTGATTGCCTTTCGTGTATACATTCTGATACTCCTTCACTTGCTGGTAAGGACCAATATGTTCATTCTCAAAAAGGGGAACTGTCAGCAACTAGTTTAATGTCTGAAAGTACTGCACCTAATCTTGTATACAAGAGGAGGAATTTACAAGAAAATTCTGTCACCATACTATCagcatgtgatgtgaaaaacCCGAGAACTGGTGATTGCCTTTCGTTTATACATTCTGATGCTCCTTCACTTGCTGGTAAGGATCAATATGTTCATTCTCAAAAAGGGGAACTGTCAGCGATTAGTATAATGTCTGAAAGTACTGCACCTAATCTTGTATACAAGAGGAAGAAGTTACGAGACCCGAGAACTGGTGATTGCCTTTCGTTTATACATTCTGATGCTCCTTCACTTGCTGGTAAGGCATATGTTCATTCTCAAAAAGGGGATCAGAATGGACCATGTTTATGCAATAGAGCATCTGCTGTTATAAAATCAAAGTCTTTTCATGGGTTTTCTGTTGATGAGGAATTAATTTCTAATGAAGCAACTAAAGCTAGTGTTCCAAAAGGTTTAGAGGTAGACAGTGTAAACGATAGTTGCTCGTCATCAAAATCAAATATGGAGAATGTTTCCACCTCCAATAAGACTGAAGTAGATGAAACAGCTGATTGCTCCTCTTCTAGTGCAATCGTTATGGAAGCTGTGGGAGATCTGTCTGAAAAGGATCTCTGCATCTCTATTCTCAGAACCCATGGGCTGCTCGGGGAAGTTCGGATAACTAGGAGCTGTGGTTCTGCTGATGACATTAATACCAGTAGCAGCAAGAGCTGTCGACGGTCATGCAAAATTTGTAATCGTTCAGAAACCGCTCTGAAAATGCTGATTTGTGATAATTGTGAAGAGGCATTTCACATGTCATGCTGCCAGCCACGAATAAAGAAGGTACCTATAGATGAATGGTTCTGTCATTCCTGCTTGAGAGAGAAACATACAATTCTAAAAGACAGAGTTACTAGAAAATTTCCGAATATCACTAGTGTCATGAGTAGGAGTGCGTCATCTAAGGATGAGGTGAATCCCATACTATTGATGCTGAGAGACACTGAGCCATATAGAACTAGTGTTCGGGTTGGCAAAGGTTTTCAAGCGGAAGTTGATGACTGGTCAGGTCCAATAAACAA TGATGGCATTGGTGAACCGTTGGAATTACATCCTTCGGAGTATGCTAGACTGCAT GAGTTGAATTCCAGCAAACCCTCAAAAATTAACTCTATAAGTAACTGGATCCAATGCCGAGAAGTTGTTGATCCTGAAAATGGAATAAGATGTGGAAAGTGGCGCAG GGCTCCTCTTTTTGAAGTCCAAACTAATGACTGGGAGTGCTTCTGCTCTGTTCTGTGGGATCCAAGCCATGCTGATTGTAATGTGCCTCAG GAATTGGAAACAGATCAAGTTCTAAAGCAACTGAAGTATGTTGAGACG CTAAGGCCCCGGCTATCTGCTCAACAGCATAATTTGGGTCGCGCCAACAGCACTGGTGATTTACAAAACTGCAGAATAGATACAAAAAGTATACAAACTCTCTGA